The sequence CACCCACCCCGCCAGGACCCCCGCCAACTCCGGGACGCCCACCAGCGCCGCCAGCGGCCAGTCCACCGCGCCCGCCGCGACGTACCCGACCGTCCCGGCACCGGCGATCACCACCGACTGGGCCTGCGCCGCCCCCAGCGCCGACAGCACCGGCACCCCCAGCGCCACCAGCAGCGGCACGCACAGCATCGGCCCCCCGACCCCGAACATCGCGCCGCCCGCCGCCACCCCCGCACCCACCGCCGCCGTCACCGGCCACCCCGGCCCCTCCACCGCGGGCCCCCGCCCGCCCGGGCGCCGGGCGAGCACCAGAACCGCGGTCACCGCGACCAGGGCTCCCAGCAGCACACCGAACACCCGGCCCGTCACCAGCCCGTTCAGCAGCACCCCCACCGGCGTACCGGCGACCGCACCCCCGCACAGCAGCACCGCCGTCCGCCGCGTCGGCGGCTCGCGCAGCTGCCCCGACCGCGTGTACACCACGGTGCCCAGCACGCCCGTCGCGACGTTGGTGACCAGCGCCGTGCCCGCCACCTGCGCCGGAGACAGCGGCGTCAGCGCGAACAGCCCCGCGGTGACCAGCACCCCGCCCGGCCCGACCGCCGTGATCCCGATGCCCGCCGCGACCGCCAGCAGCACCAGCCCCGCCGCAACGCCCGGCTCCAGCCCCGTCACCGGCCCGGCCGCCCGGCGTGCGGCCCCCCGCCCCGCGGCGGCGTTCCGCGGAACGCCCCGAGCCGGTGTGGAGTACCCATCCTCGACATTGTGCGAGCTCCCGCCCGCCGGTCAACACCGCCACCAGGTGAGCCGCGATCAAGGCGGCCCGCGCGCCGCCACGGGTCTGGGATGCTGCTGTGCGGACGGACACCCGTCCACCAGGACACCCGGGCAGCGGAGGAACCGTGCGCTACGTGCTGATGATCTGCAGCGACGAGACCGCCGGCACCGATCCCGAGCAGGCCGCCGCCACCGGCTGCGGCGGCTGGTCGCAGGAGATGGCGCGGCGCGGCGTCATCCGCGGCGGCGCCGGGCTCGCGCCCAGCGACCAGGCCACCACCGTCAAGGTCCGCGGCGACGAGGTGCTGCTCACCGACGGTCCGTTCGCCGAGACCAAGGACCAGATCGGCGGGTTCTCCCTCATCGAGTGCGGCGGGCTGCAGGAGGCCATCGAGATCGCCTCCCGCCACCCGTGGGCCGCCCTCGGCCAGATCGAGATCCGCCCGGTCGAGGAACCGGGCCCCGCGACGACGTGACCGCCGCCCCCTCGCCCCAGCCGCCTGCGACCGCTCGAACGGGCGCCGCCGACGCCGTCGCGCGGGCCTTCCGGGCCGAATGGGGCCAGGTCGTGGCCACCCTGATCCGGGTGACCGGCGACTGGGACCTGGCCGAGGAGTGCGCCCAGGACGCCTTCGCCGCGGCGCTGGAACGCTGGCCGCGCGACGGCGTCCCGGCCCGGCCCGGCGCCTGGCTGACCACCGCCGCCCGCAACCGCGCCGTGGACCGGCTGCGCCGCGACGCCGCCGGCGCCCGCAAGCTCGCCCAGGCCGCCCGCACCGCCGGACCGCCCCCGCGGCCCGAACCGGACGCCTTCGGCGACGACCGGCTGCGGCTGATGTTCACCTGCTGCCACCCCGCGCTGCGCCTCGACGCCCGCGTCGCCCTCACCCTGCGCACCCTCGCCGGCCTCACCACCGGCGAGATCGCCCGCGCGTTCCTGGTCGAGGAGCCCGCGATGTCCAAACGGATCACCCGCGCCAAACGCAAGATCCGCGACGCGGGCATCCCCTACCGCGTCCCGCCGCCCGACCTGCTGCCCGAACGCACCACCGCCGTCCTCGGCGTGCTGTACCTGCTGTTCAACGAGGGCTACGGCGCCACCGGCGGCGGCGCGCTGCAGCGCCGTGCGCTGTGCGGGGAGGCGATCGGCCTCGCCCGGCTGCTGGCCTCGCTGCTGCCCGCCGAGCCCGAGGCGCGCGGCCTGCTGGCGCTGATGCTGCTGCACGACGCCCGCGCCGCCGCCCGCACCGACGCGGCCGGCGCGCTGGTCACCCTGGAGCACCAGGACCGCTCCCGCTGGGACGCCGCCGAGATCGCCGAGGGCGTCGCCCTGCTGGAGGACGCCCTGCGCCCCGCGCCCGGCCGTCCCCCGCCCGGCCCCTACCAGGTGCAGGCCGCCATCGCGGCCTGCCACGCCACCGCGCCCGACGCCGCCGCCACCGACTGGTCCCAGATCGCCGTGCTGTACGAACTGCTCGCGGGGCTGGTCCCCTCACCGGTGGTGCGGCTGAACCGGGCGGTCGCGGTCGGGATGGCCGACGGCCCCGCCGCCGGACTGGAACTGGTCGGGGACCTGGAGCGCTCCGGCGCCCTGGACGGCTATCACCTGCTGCCCGCCACCCGCGCCGACCTGCTGCGCCGCATGGGCCGCGACACCGAGGCCGCCGCCGCCTACCGCGCCGCGCTGGACCTGGTCGCCAACGACGCCGAGCGCCGCCACCTCGCCCGCCGCCTCGCCGAGATCACCCCGCACGGGTCCGGCTGAAAAACGTTCGCGCGGAGGTGTCCGTCGCGGCGCGGCGCGTTCGTCGGTGGGACGAACGGCCGCACAAAGCCGGCCACCTGGGAAGGAACCCTTCATGGACACCACGCACTCCAAGGACGGCACCCGCATCGCCATCGACCGGACCGGTGAGGGACCCGCCCTGATCCATGTCGGCGGCGCCCTCAACGACCGCGGCTCCGGTGCCGCGCTCGCCGGGCTGCTGGCCCCGCACCGCACCGTCCTCACCTACGACCGCCGGGGACGCGGCGACAGCGGCGACACCCCTCCCTACGCCGTCGAGCGGGAGATCGAGGACCTGGCCGCCGTCATCGAGGCCGCCGGCGGGTCCGCCGCGGTGTACGGGATGTCGTCCGGCGCGGTCCTGGCGCTGCGCGCCGCCGCGCAGGGCCTGCCCATCACCGGGCTCGCGCTGTTCGAGCCGCCCTTCAACCCCGCCCACGACGACCGCCTCACCCGCGCCCGCGCCTACAACACCGAGCTGACCGGCATGCTGGCCGACGGGCGCCGCGGGGACGCCCTCGCCCTGTTCATGACCGCCGTCGGGATGCCGGAGGAGATGGTCCGCCAGATGCGGGGCGCGCCGATGTGGCCCGCGATGGAGGCGCTCGCGCCCACCCTCGCCTACGACTCGGCCGTCATGGACGACGCCGCCACGGGCGCCGAGCTGCCGGAGGACCTGCTCGCAGGCGTCACCGTCCCGACCCTGGTGCTGGACGGCGGCGACAGCCCCGCCTGGATGCGCGACATCGCCCGCCGCACCGCCGCGCTCCTGCCCGCCGGGACGCACCGCACCCTGGACGGCCAGACCCACGACGTCGACCCCGCCGCGCTCGCCCCCGCCCTGGCCGGGTTCCTCACCGGCTGAGCCGTCCGGAGCGCGGGCCCGGTCAGAGGACGGGCACCTCGATGTGGCCGGTCGCGCCGCGCCGCGTCCGGGCCCGTCCGGCGGTGACCTCCGCGGCCCACGCCTCGAACGCCTCCAGCTCCGGGACGGGCACCGCGACGTCGGCCTCCACGCCAGTCCCGTAGCGGACGTCGCCGGGCTGGTGTCCGCGGGCGTGCAGATCGCCCAGGAACCGCCCCGCCAGCGCGTGGTCCACGCCGACGGTGACCGTCACCACCGGGCGCAGCTCCACCACGCCGACGGCGTCGAGGGCGCCGGAGACCGCCTGCCCGTAGGCGCGCACCAGGCCGCCCGCGCCGAGCTTCACCCCGCCGAAGTGGCGGGTGACGACCGCGGCGGTGCCGGTCAGCCCGCGCCGCACCAGCACCTCCAGCATCGGGATCCCCGCCGTCCCGGCCGGCTCGCCGTCGTCGCTGCTCTTGGTGATCTCGCCGTGCTCGCCGACGACGTAGGCGGTGCAGTTGTGGGTGGCGTCGCGGTGCGCCCGCCGGTGCCCGGCGATGAACGCGACCGCCTCGGCCTCGTCGGCGGCGCGGGCGAGCGTGCAGAC is a genomic window of Actinomadura citrea containing:
- a CDS encoding alpha/beta fold hydrolase; protein product: MDTTHSKDGTRIAIDRTGEGPALIHVGGALNDRGSGAALAGLLAPHRTVLTYDRRGRGDSGDTPPYAVEREIEDLAAVIEAAGGSAAVYGMSSGAVLALRAAAQGLPITGLALFEPPFNPAHDDRLTRARAYNTELTGMLADGRRGDALALFMTAVGMPEEMVRQMRGAPMWPAMEALAPTLAYDSAVMDDAATGAELPEDLLAGVTVPTLVLDGGDSPAWMRDIARRTAALLPAGTHRTLDGQTHDVDPAALAPALAGFLTG
- a CDS encoding YciI family protein translates to MRYVLMICSDETAGTDPEQAAATGCGGWSQEMARRGVIRGGAGLAPSDQATTVKVRGDEVLLTDGPFAETKDQIGGFSLIECGGLQEAIEIASRHPWAALGQIEIRPVEEPGPATT
- a CDS encoding sulfite exporter TauE/SafE family protein is translated as MTGLEPGVAAGLVLLAVAAGIGITAVGPGGVLVTAGLFALTPLSPAQVAGTALVTNVATGVLGTVVYTRSGQLREPPTRRTAVLLCGGAVAGTPVGVLLNGLVTGRVFGVLLGALVAVTAVLVLARRPGGRGPAVEGPGWPVTAAVGAGVAAGGAMFGVGGPMLCVPLLVALGVPVLSALGAAQAQSVVIAGAGTVGYVAAGAVDWPLAALVGVPELAGVLAGWVIARAVPAAALKGALVVSLLTLAPYVALRG
- a CDS encoding RNA polymerase sigma factor, whose translation is MTAAPSPQPPATARTGAADAVARAFRAEWGQVVATLIRVTGDWDLAEECAQDAFAAALERWPRDGVPARPGAWLTTAARNRAVDRLRRDAAGARKLAQAARTAGPPPRPEPDAFGDDRLRLMFTCCHPALRLDARVALTLRTLAGLTTGEIARAFLVEEPAMSKRITRAKRKIRDAGIPYRVPPPDLLPERTTAVLGVLYLLFNEGYGATGGGALQRRALCGEAIGLARLLASLLPAEPEARGLLALMLLHDARAAARTDAAGALVTLEHQDRSRWDAAEIAEGVALLEDALRPAPGRPPPGPYQVQAAIAACHATAPDAAATDWSQIAVLYELLAGLVPSPVVRLNRAVAVGMADGPAAGLELVGDLERSGALDGYHLLPATRADLLRRMGRDTEAAAAYRAALDLVANDAERRHLARRLAEITPHGSG
- a CDS encoding IMPACT family protein — protein: MRTIRRGGSVELEVRRSRFVCTLARAADEAEAVAFIAGHRRAHRDATHNCTAYVVGEHGEITKSSDDGEPAGTAGIPMLEVLVRRGLTGTAAVVTRHFGGVKLGAGGLVRAYGQAVSGALDAVGVVELRPVVTVTVGVDHALAGRFLGDLHARGHQPGDVRYGTGVEADVAVPVPELEAFEAWAAEVTAGRARTRRGATGHIEVPVL